One window of Actinomycetota bacterium genomic DNA carries:
- a CDS encoding serine protease: MTSWRDRIFGSESRLGWWVLPLFIGVGFVGAILAGALTVVYYSQQVAGLRTEIRDTAARLDTAVEEVEEARADAVDEITEQLDAVRDALARGAPIDDAAAVGIVSLRAILAPIPAPEPTTQDQSSPPPPADEGEAQGAVMQDPTEPPGEGEPSPTETSTSEPPPPPPPRPVRTGTGFAVVRDGATTFFVTTFSLVTDPNGPNGVAPDVELTLDGRVIAGEVHSWDTTLDIALIRADAGQPTVSEWRPQAEPVAVGDRLFAVALTDTGATTEIAATVAAVEPRALLTDLLPPAFVLGGPLVDLDGRIVAIVTATYQPFGETPEGQTAVSIAVLCEQLLRCGPEQLGTEQPTEEG, from the coding sequence GTGACGTCGTGGCGTGACCGCATCTTCGGAAGCGAGAGCCGGCTCGGTTGGTGGGTACTGCCCCTGTTCATCGGGGTCGGGTTCGTCGGTGCCATCCTCGCCGGGGCGTTGACCGTCGTCTACTACAGCCAGCAGGTCGCTGGCCTGCGTACCGAGATCCGGGACACCGCGGCGCGCCTCGACACCGCGGTGGAGGAGGTCGAGGAAGCTCGCGCCGACGCGGTCGACGAGATCACCGAGCAGCTCGACGCGGTCCGCGACGCGCTGGCTCGGGGCGCACCCATCGACGACGCGGCCGCGGTCGGCATCGTGTCGCTCAGGGCCATCCTCGCACCGATCCCCGCCCCCGAGCCGACGACGCAGGACCAGTCTTCGCCGCCTCCGCCTGCGGACGAGGGCGAGGCACAGGGTGCGGTGATGCAGGACCCGACCGAGCCGCCGGGCGAGGGTGAGCCTTCGCCCACCGAAACGAGCACCTCCGAGCCGCCACCGCCACCGCCCCCGCGCCCGGTCCGAACGGGGACCGGCTTCGCGGTCGTTCGGGACGGAGCCACCACGTTCTTCGTGACCACGTTCAGCCTCGTCACGGACCCCAACGGCCCCAACGGCGTCGCACCCGACGTCGAGCTGACGCTCGACGGCCGCGTCATCGCCGGTGAGGTCCATAGCTGGGACACGACCCTCGACATCGCCCTGATCCGCGCCGACGCAGGACAGCCCACCGTGTCGGAGTGGCGACCCCAAGCCGAACCGGTCGCCGTGGGCGATCGGCTGTTCGCCGTTGCGCTCACGGACACGGGCGCCACCACCGAGATCGCGGCCACCGTCGCGGCGGTCGAGCCCCGTGCGTTGCTGACGGACCTGCTCCCACCGGCGTTCGTGCTGGGCGGCCCGCTGGTCGACCTCGATGGCAGGATCGTGGCCATCGTCACCGCGACGTACCAGCCGTTCGGTGAGACGCCCGAGGGGCAGACGGCAGTATCCATCGCCGTGCTCTGCGAGCAGCTGCTGCGCTGCGGACCCGAGCAGCTCGGCACCGAGCAGCCGACTGAGGAGGGTTGA
- a CDS encoding MBL fold metallo-hydrolase — MQIGTEVGPGIYVLGAEVVNYHVLEDEGRLTVIDAGGGRHYGQLRGFLDRQGWPLDALEVVLLTHTHSDHIGFAEQARADAGARVMVHEADAVIATGGDDGRSNETGVTGYLRHPAAWKTIFTLLLAGGAKIVPVAEVATFADGEVLDVPGRPQVVHAPGHTLGNSTLHVADRGVLFSGDALVTWNPLTGRDGPQIMPAAFNESSEQALASLDRLEALDAEIVLPGHGPPWGGGIATAVDRARSAGRS, encoded by the coding sequence GTGCAAATCGGAACCGAGGTCGGCCCGGGCATCTACGTGCTCGGGGCGGAGGTCGTGAACTACCACGTCCTCGAGGACGAGGGGCGGCTCACCGTGATCGATGCTGGAGGCGGGCGCCACTACGGTCAGCTCCGGGGCTTCCTCGACCGTCAGGGCTGGCCGCTCGACGCGCTCGAGGTGGTGCTGCTCACCCACACCCACTCGGATCACATCGGCTTCGCCGAGCAAGCACGGGCGGACGCCGGGGCGCGGGTGATGGTGCACGAGGCAGATGCGGTCATCGCGACCGGCGGGGACGACGGCCGCTCCAACGAGACTGGCGTCACCGGCTACCTGCGCCACCCCGCCGCGTGGAAGACCATCTTCACGTTGCTGCTAGCCGGAGGGGCGAAGATCGTGCCCGTCGCCGAGGTCGCAACGTTCGCCGACGGCGAGGTGCTCGACGTGCCGGGGCGCCCGCAGGTGGTGCACGCCCCGGGCCACACCCTCGGCAACTCCACGTTGCACGTCGCCGACCGCGGGGTGCTCTTCTCGGGCGATGCGCTGGTGACGTGGAACCCGCTCACGGGACGCGATGGCCCGCAGATCATGCCCGCCGCCTTCAACGAGTCGAGCGAGCAGGCCCTGGCGTCGCTCGACCGCCTGGAGGCACTCGACGCCGAGATCGTGCTCCCCGGCCACGGGCCGCCGTGGGGCGGCGGCATCGCGACCGCCGTCGACCGCGCGAGGTCCGCGGGGCGCTCCTGA
- a CDS encoding NAD(P)H-binding protein, protein MPVLVTSAHTELGQRVVAEIVSTGGQVRAYCSGPVDVGALRAAGVVVATGDALDEGHLEAAMEQVHTVVHLGTGLLAPSSAAIVDEAAVVVTAAIGAGVRRLLSLSSPGAARDSDDPYRRALGEVEVLLGDAPLPSVVVRTSLIDSVPLRDALAAVRPGPDALGRRIAPLDVADVAAALAFLDDLRSSAHQGHVVLGLAGPRTMTVATYLDDVGIGAPGAVGRLVGRVWRGADSAPLLERALAGPWLPEPDLPDLRDLMTTSR, encoded by the coding sequence ATGCCCGTCCTCGTCACCTCTGCGCACACCGAACTCGGCCAGCGCGTCGTCGCGGAGATCGTCTCCACCGGCGGGCAGGTCCGGGCCTACTGCTCCGGACCGGTGGACGTGGGGGCGCTCCGAGCGGCCGGTGTGGTCGTCGCCACCGGGGACGCTCTCGACGAGGGTCACCTCGAGGCCGCGATGGAGCAGGTCCACACGGTCGTGCACCTGGGGACCGGACTCCTCGCCCCGAGCTCGGCCGCGATCGTGGACGAGGCGGCGGTCGTGGTGACGGCGGCCATCGGGGCGGGCGTGCGTCGGTTGCTGTCGCTGTCGTCGCCCGGTGCCGCCCGGGACAGCGACGATCCGTACCGCCGGGCCCTTGGGGAGGTCGAGGTGCTGCTCGGCGACGCGCCCCTGCCGTCGGTCGTCGTGCGGACGTCGTTGATCGACAGCGTCCCGCTCCGCGATGCCCTCGCGGCCGTGCGTCCCGGACCCGACGCGCTGGGTCGACGCATCGCCCCCCTCGACGTGGCCGATGTCGCCGCCGCGTTAGCGTTCCTCGACGATCTCCGTAGCAGCGCACACCAGGGCCACGTCGTCCTCGGTCTGGCCGGTCCGCGGACGATGACGGTTGCGACCTACCTCGACGACGTGGGCATCGGGGCGCCGGGCGCCGTGGGGCGGCTGGTCGGTCGGGTCTGGCGGGGAGCCGACAGCGCCCCGCTGCTCGAGCGAGCCCTCGCCGGACCCTGGCTGCCCGAACCGGATCTGCCGGACCTCCGCGACCTCATGACCACCTCACGCTGA
- a CDS encoding enoyl-CoA hydratase/isomerase family protein, with protein MGEFVRLEVDTDRRVGTIRIERPPMNALGSQVFVELMEVTAEAAVNDDVGAVVVWGGPKIFAAGADVKEFPNWTYQDVNSTVGNNLQRALDQLARLPKITIAAINGYALGGGCELSLACDFRFVADNAKLGQPEILLGIIPGAGGTQRLPRLIGLSCAKELVFSGRMVDATEALAIGLADAIHPADDVYDAAVEKAAEYARGPYALRLAKRAIEDGTEMPLDQGLRLERSMFAECFTTADARIGIDSFIADGPGKAEFTGK; from the coding sequence GTGGGGGAGTTCGTCCGTCTCGAGGTGGACACCGACCGACGCGTAGGCACGATCCGCATCGAACGACCGCCGATGAACGCGCTCGGGTCGCAGGTCTTCGTCGAGCTCATGGAAGTGACCGCCGAGGCCGCCGTGAACGACGACGTCGGGGCGGTCGTGGTCTGGGGTGGTCCCAAGATCTTCGCGGCGGGCGCGGACGTGAAGGAGTTCCCCAACTGGACCTACCAGGACGTGAACTCGACCGTCGGCAACAACCTCCAGCGGGCGCTCGACCAGCTGGCGCGGCTACCCAAGATCACCATCGCCGCGATCAACGGTTACGCGCTCGGTGGCGGCTGCGAACTCAGTCTGGCCTGCGACTTCCGCTTCGTGGCCGACAACGCCAAGCTGGGTCAGCCCGAGATCCTGCTGGGCATCATCCCTGGTGCCGGTGGCACGCAGCGGTTGCCCCGGCTCATCGGGCTCAGTTGCGCCAAGGAGCTCGTCTTCAGCGGCCGCATGGTCGACGCCACCGAGGCCCTCGCGATCGGGCTGGCCGACGCCATCCATCCCGCTGATGACGTGTACGACGCTGCGGTCGAGAAGGCTGCCGAGTACGCCAGGGGTCCCTACGCGCTGCGCCTCGCTAAGCGGGCGATCGAGGACGGGACCGAGATGCCGCTCGATCAGGGACTACGCCTCGAGCGGTCGATGTTCGCCGAGTGCTTCACGACCGCCGACGCTCGGATCGGCATCGACAGCTTCATCGCCGACGGTCCGGGCAAGGCCGAGTTCACCGGCAAGTAG
- a CDS encoding class I SAM-dependent methyltransferase, whose amino-acid sequence MSVAEMDIKQKQEAYHDWEASNYDDKFSISYDQRCIDYAIARFRKVIPEGRTFDKVLEIGAGTGFFLINLWQGGAIGDDIHATDISTGMLAVCQRNAATAGLRVTTKQGDAESLPYPDDEFDLVIGHAFLHHLPEPDKAIGEMFRVLKPGGELIVAGEPTLWGDRIATVFKRGAYKTFRTVTRLPFLKDLRRPDTRDERDDTDAAVAALEDEVDLHTFRPEDVENMARGVGFDGVEVVTEELTGNWMGWTARTIEASARPGALGMGWAMFNYRTYLALSFLDDHVFARVVPDRFFYNLILHARKPGGAA is encoded by the coding sequence GTGAGCGTCGCCGAGATGGACATCAAGCAGAAGCAGGAGGCCTACCACGACTGGGAGGCGTCCAACTACGACGACAAGTTCTCCATCTCGTACGACCAGCGCTGCATCGACTACGCCATCGCACGCTTCCGCAAGGTCATCCCCGAGGGCCGGACCTTCGACAAGGTGCTCGAGATCGGCGCCGGCACCGGCTTCTTCCTGATCAACCTGTGGCAGGGCGGTGCCATCGGGGACGACATCCACGCGACCGACATCTCCACCGGGATGTTGGCGGTGTGCCAACGCAACGCTGCGACCGCTGGCTTGCGTGTCACCACCAAGCAGGGTGATGCCGAGTCGCTGCCCTACCCCGACGACGAGTTCGACCTCGTGATCGGACACGCGTTCCTCCACCACCTCCCCGAGCCCGACAAGGCCATCGGGGAGATGTTCCGCGTACTGAAGCCGGGCGGCGAGCTGATCGTCGCCGGCGAGCCGACCCTCTGGGGCGATCGCATCGCGACCGTGTTCAAGCGTGGCGCCTACAAGACCTTCCGGACCGTCACCCGGCTGCCGTTCCTCAAGGACCTGCGCCGCCCCGACACCCGGGACGAGCGAGACGACACCGATGCCGCCGTCGCCGCGCTGGAGGACGAGGTCGACCTGCACACCTTCCGCCCCGAGGACGTCGAGAACATGGCGCGTGGCGTCGGCTTCGATGGTGTCGAGGTCGTGACCGAGGAGCTCACCGGTAACTGGATGGGCTGGACCGCGCGCACGATCGAGGCGTCCGCCCGCCCGGGGGCGCTGGGCATGGGCTGGGCGATGTTCAACTACCGCACCTACCTCGCGCTGTCGTTCCTCGACGACCACGTCTTCGCACGCGTCGTCCCGGACCGGTTCTTCTACAACCTCATCCTGCACGCGCGGAAGCCTGGTGGGGCGGCCTGA
- a CDS encoding penicillin-binding protein, which translates to MPRFLKRLIRRMIVVGGSALLAAGLLLAFFAWLALQIDWQIPDAAALNSPSVLLDRDGGVIARFTGEQDRRLVTLEQVSDAAIDAVIAAEDERFYEHRGVDPASLIRAVARNVVTGSIEQGGSTLTQQYVRNAFRVVGRERTIVRKVREAVISIQLERRHSKTEILENYLNTVYFGEGAYGIEAASLTFFRKPARQLDVAEAAALAQALPAPSSRNPRVDPEGARERRDAVIDKMARHGMITPSQAERAKASPLQTQPRQPSEFRYPYFVEYVRKQLAQNYGPQAVLTGGLQVTTTIDPQIQRIVDEAVAQELPPQEGENADIEAGVVVIDPRNGDILAIHGGRNFIENQLDLATQGRRQNGSAFKPFGFVAALEEGVDPDERYRAPGSIRIRSEDCEGADPAAPTIAVSGGPGGSLRLRDGLSRSVNTVFIQVGCEVGPQRIVDTAARMGVRNEVTPNPAVAIGGPAFGASVLDMASSFATLANDGVYCPARSIRDVRDQNGLELDLPVEVTVVPDMPTHPRPYTEEERESRPDELRDRDTTRCFGAVDPDITRTTTQALERVVAETTGRRANIGRPQAGKTGTGNDERDAWFVGYTPDIAIAVWVGHRFSNEPLRNVEGFRRVQGGTIPALIWKAAAERILEGVPHTDFLEPGELAIEEGRRPGPVSTVEPQPTESSTESEEPSPTPTETEEPSPTPTETEEPSPTPSPRPSCLPLLPGCPGAAGSGPP; encoded by the coding sequence GTGCCTCGGTTCCTCAAGCGCCTGATCCGGCGCATGATCGTCGTCGGCGGAAGCGCGCTGCTCGCCGCGGGGCTGCTGCTCGCCTTCTTCGCGTGGCTGGCGTTGCAGATCGACTGGCAGATCCCGGACGCCGCCGCGCTCAACAGCCCGTCGGTGCTGCTCGATCGCGACGGCGGGGTCATCGCTCGGTTCACCGGCGAGCAGGACCGACGGCTCGTGACGCTCGAGCAGGTCAGCGACGCGGCCATCGACGCGGTGATCGCCGCCGAGGACGAGCGCTTCTACGAGCACCGCGGCGTCGACCCGGCATCGCTCATCCGCGCGGTCGCTCGCAACGTGGTGACCGGGTCGATCGAGCAGGGCGGCTCGACCCTCACCCAGCAGTACGTGCGCAACGCGTTCCGCGTGGTCGGTCGCGAGCGCACCATCGTCCGCAAGGTCCGCGAGGCGGTCATCTCGATCCAGCTGGAGCGTCGCCACAGCAAGACCGAGATCCTGGAGAACTACCTCAACACGGTGTACTTCGGCGAGGGGGCGTACGGCATCGAGGCGGCGAGCCTGACCTTCTTCCGCAAGCCCGCGCGTCAGCTCGACGTCGCCGAGGCGGCGGCGCTCGCACAGGCGCTGCCCGCGCCTTCGTCCCGCAATCCCCGCGTCGATCCGGAAGGAGCGCGGGAACGACGCGACGCGGTGATCGACAAGATGGCCCGCCACGGGATGATCACGCCGAGCCAGGCTGAGCGTGCCAAGGCGTCGCCTCTGCAGACCCAGCCGCGTCAGCCCTCCGAGTTCCGCTACCCGTACTTCGTCGAGTACGTGCGCAAGCAGCTCGCCCAGAACTACGGCCCCCAGGCGGTGCTGACCGGCGGCCTGCAGGTCACCACGACCATCGATCCCCAGATCCAGCGCATCGTCGACGAGGCGGTCGCGCAGGAGCTGCCTCCGCAGGAAGGCGAGAACGCCGACATCGAAGCGGGTGTGGTGGTCATCGATCCCCGCAACGGCGACATCCTCGCCATCCACGGCGGTCGCAACTTCATCGAGAACCAACTCGACCTCGCGACCCAGGGGCGACGACAGAACGGCTCGGCCTTCAAGCCGTTCGGTTTCGTCGCCGCGTTGGAGGAGGGGGTCGACCCTGACGAGCGCTACCGCGCCCCGGGGTCGATCCGCATCCGGTCGGAGGACTGCGAGGGCGCTGATCCCGCCGCCCCGACCATCGCTGTCAGCGGAGGCCCCGGCGGGAGCCTGCGCCTGCGCGATGGGCTCAGCCGCTCGGTCAACACCGTCTTCATCCAAGTCGGGTGCGAGGTCGGACCGCAGCGCATCGTCGACACCGCAGCACGGATGGGCGTGCGCAACGAGGTCACCCCCAACCCGGCCGTGGCCATCGGCGGACCGGCGTTCGGGGCGTCGGTGCTCGACATGGCCTCCTCCTTCGCCACCCTCGCCAACGATGGCGTGTACTGCCCGGCGCGTTCGATCCGTGATGTCCGCGACCAGAACGGCCTCGAGCTCGATCTGCCGGTCGAGGTGACGGTCGTGCCCGACATGCCGACGCACCCGCGCCCCTACACGGAGGAGGAGCGCGAGTCACGCCCCGACGAGCTGCGGGACCGGGATACGACGCGGTGCTTCGGGGCGGTGGACCCGGACATCACCCGCACGACCACCCAGGCGCTCGAACGTGTGGTCGCCGAGACGACCGGACGGCGAGCCAACATCGGTCGGCCGCAGGCGGGCAAGACGGGCACCGGCAACGACGAGCGTGACGCATGGTTCGTGGGCTACACGCCCGACATCGCCATCGCGGTCTGGGTCGGGCACCGGTTCTCGAACGAGCCGCTGCGCAACGTCGAGGGTTTCCGGCGGGTCCAGGGCGGCACCATCCCGGCGCTGATCTGGAAGGCCGCAGCCGAGCGCATCCTCGAGGGTGTCCCCCACACCGACTTCCTCGAACCCGGGGAGCTCGCGATCGAAGAGGGGCGTCGCCCAGGTCCGGTCTCGACGGTCGAACCGCAACCCACCGAGAGCTCGACCGAGTCCGAGGAGCCGTCACCGACACCTACCGAGACCGAGGAACCCTCGCCGACACCTACCGAGACCGAGGAACCCTCGCCCACGCCGTCACCGCGACCGTCGTGCCTGCCGCTGTTGCCTGGCTGCCCCGGGGCGGCGGGCAGCGGGCCACCCTGA
- a CDS encoding DUF2905 domain-containing protein yields MNRNVGLAVIAIGVAVVVIGALIWVGALSWFGRLPGDVRIEGERTRVYVPIVSMIVASIVLTVVINLLLRWWR; encoded by the coding sequence GTGAACCGGAACGTGGGTCTGGCGGTCATCGCGATCGGGGTCGCGGTGGTCGTCATCGGTGCGCTGATCTGGGTGGGGGCGTTGTCGTGGTTCGGGCGGTTGCCGGGTGACGTCCGCATCGAGGGGGAGCGGACGAGGGTGTACGTGCCGATCGTGTCGATGATCGTGGCGTCGATCGTGCTGACCGTGGTGATCAACCTGCTGCTGCGGTGGTGGCGCTGA
- a CDS encoding acyltransferase, translated as MADRVPSDIDDLAREALGHHAEAATRVEIAREGLRRAALLADDETVDLVPPRPDAAETLRQVPLRLRYPRWGWREAIRFAVRRRMYTPEHLALYRRFIQHKLRASVRGHRVDFLGMVFTGKRVEFHARPGHGRIVLGPWCWIGNDNKLRAHEGQLTLGAKVVMGRDNVINTYLDIEIGYASILADWIYVVDFDHRYDRLDLPIKDQGIVASPVRIGPDVWIGEKASVLRGVDIGQGSVVASHCVVNKDIPPFSIAVGVPARVVKSRLPKGMSVEEAAALVGEQRPIPGDPLEA; from the coding sequence GTGGCCGATCGCGTCCCCTCCGACATCGACGACCTCGCACGCGAGGCGCTGGGTCACCACGCCGAAGCTGCGACCCGGGTCGAGATCGCGCGCGAGGGCCTGCGTCGCGCCGCGCTGCTCGCGGACGACGAGACCGTCGACCTCGTGCCGCCGCGCCCCGACGCCGCCGAGACGCTGCGCCAGGTTCCGCTGCGGCTGCGCTACCCGCGCTGGGGGTGGCGTGAGGCGATCCGGTTCGCGGTCCGTCGCCGCATGTACACCCCCGAGCACCTCGCGTTGTACCGACGCTTCATCCAGCACAAGCTGCGGGCGTCCGTTCGCGGTCACCGCGTGGACTTCCTCGGGATGGTCTTCACCGGCAAGCGGGTCGAGTTCCACGCCCGCCCAGGCCATGGCCGCATCGTGCTCGGTCCGTGGTGCTGGATCGGCAACGACAACAAGCTTCGAGCCCACGAGGGCCAGCTCACGCTCGGCGCCAAGGTGGTCATGGGGCGCGACAACGTGATCAACACGTACCTGGACATCGAGATCGGGTACGCGTCGATCCTCGCGGACTGGATCTACGTCGTCGACTTCGACCACCGCTACGACCGCCTCGACCTGCCCATCAAGGACCAGGGCATCGTCGCCTCACCGGTGCGCATCGGTCCGGACGTGTGGATCGGCGAGAAGGCGTCCGTCCTTCGGGGCGTCGACATCGGACAGGGCTCGGTCGTCGCCAGCCACTGCGTCGTCAACAAGGACATCCCTCCGTTCTCCATCGCGGTCGGTGTCCCGGCCCGAGTCGTGAAGTCCCGGCTCCCGAAAGGCATGAGCGTGGAGGAAGCCGCCGCACTCGTAGGTGAGCAGCGACCGATCCCCGGCGACCCTCTGGAGGCCTGA
- a CDS encoding glycosyltransferase family 4 protein — translation MRVLVLSWEYPPRVVGGLGRHVFQLTRALAGLGHDVHAVTREHPDAPSEENVGGVQVTRVSEGPPVVPFDHLIPWVLAFNNTVQAAAHRVMEQHRFDVVHAHDWLVAYAAAGLKGAEDVPLVTTIHATEYGRHQGYLPGPMNKLIHQVEWWLTYEARRVITCSRYMRDQVRDIFLLPSEKVDVIPNAVSVDDFAVPASEVEAFRREVTPRGEKMVLFAGRLEYEKGVQTVLHAMERLLDEVGPVRFFVAGVGTYSDELKQLVTELDLDDHVTFTGFLEDHDLRLHYAAADVAVAPSIYEPFGLVAVESLACGTPVVVGDTGGLREIVADGSGLRFPPGDPEGLADCIIEILTDEVLAAELIARGRARIRERFDWRAVAARTVEVYGRAIEEERALSGGRDARPPLRRILHGSALLDLDGAAG, via the coding sequence GTGCGCGTCCTGGTGCTGTCGTGGGAGTACCCGCCACGGGTCGTCGGCGGGTTGGGCCGGCACGTCTTCCAGCTGACCCGTGCGCTCGCCGGTCTCGGACACGACGTCCACGCGGTCACGCGCGAGCACCCCGACGCTCCGTCCGAGGAGAACGTCGGCGGGGTTCAGGTCACCCGTGTGAGCGAAGGCCCACCGGTCGTGCCCTTCGACCACCTGATCCCATGGGTGTTGGCGTTCAACAACACCGTGCAGGCCGCGGCCCACCGCGTCATGGAGCAGCACCGCTTCGACGTCGTGCACGCTCACGACTGGCTCGTCGCCTACGCGGCCGCCGGCCTCAAGGGCGCCGAGGACGTGCCGCTGGTCACGACGATCCACGCGACCGAGTACGGCCGTCACCAGGGTTACCTCCCCGGGCCGATGAACAAGCTGATCCACCAGGTCGAGTGGTGGCTGACGTACGAGGCACGCCGCGTCATCACGTGCTCGCGCTACATGCGTGACCAGGTCCGCGACATCTTCCTCCTGCCGTCGGAGAAGGTCGACGTCATCCCCAACGCGGTGAGCGTCGACGACTTCGCGGTCCCGGCCTCGGAGGTCGAAGCGTTCCGGCGCGAGGTGACGCCACGGGGCGAGAAGATGGTGCTGTTCGCGGGGCGCCTGGAGTACGAGAAGGGTGTGCAGACCGTCCTGCACGCCATGGAGCGCCTACTCGACGAGGTCGGACCGGTGCGCTTCTTCGTCGCCGGCGTGGGCACGTACTCGGACGAGCTCAAGCAGCTCGTCACCGAGCTCGACCTCGACGACCACGTCACCTTCACGGGCTTCCTCGAGGACCACGACCTGCGCCTGCACTACGCCGCCGCCGACGTCGCGGTCGCCCCGAGCATCTACGAGCCGTTCGGACTGGTGGCGGTCGAGTCGCTGGCCTGCGGCACGCCCGTCGTGGTCGGGGACACCGGCGGGCTGCGCGAGATCGTGGCGGACGGGAGCGGCCTGCGGTTCCCTCCGGGCGATCCCGAGGGACTGGCGGACTGCATCATCGAGATCCTCACCGACGAGGTGCTGGCCGCCGAGCTCATCGCACGCGGACGTGCACGCATCCGCGAGCGCTTCGACTGGCGGGCTGTCGCGGCCCGCACCGTCGAGGTGTACGGCCGTGCCATCGAGGAGGAGCGCGCGCTGTCCGGCGGTCGGGACGCGCGGCCGCCGCTGCGCCGGATCCTGCACGGCTCCGCGCTGCTCGACCTCGACGGCGCCGCCGGCTGA